The Cyanobacteria bacterium GSL.Bin1 genome includes the window TTTAATTTAGCATTCTTCTTTTCTTCTTCGGTCAGAGATTACGCCTTCCTAAACTGCGGAATGAGGAGGGACCCTGCGCGGGTTTCCCGCGCAAAGGAACGCCCGACGATGCGGTGCCGCTTTCCAACTGGAATTCGATTCCAGTTGGGTCGGCACGAAAGGCGCCTATCCTCACTAAAGCTCCGGTGACCGTTGGTCAGAGCGTGGTAATTTTGAGCAAGATCATCACGCTTTTTTCCTTGGGAAATGGAGGACAAGTTGCTATCATACAGCAGTAGAGTCTTTAATACCGCTTTAAGAGAGAATAGGAACTATGGATATTTTGACACTGGGTTGGGTTGCATTTTTAGCTCTGTTTACTTGGTCGATTACGATGGTGGTTTGGGCACGTAACGGATTCTAAAAGAGGTGGACTGTGGAAATTTTAACTCCCCTAAATGTACTGTTTCTGGTTGCGTTTGTCTTGTTGATCTTAGTCAGTGGTGGAATTTTGTATCTCACCGCGATCGAGTGGCGTGACAGACGTCGTCAGTCGCGGGATCAAAAGGGGAAGTAACCTCTCCCAGCTTCAATCAGAAACAGATTTACCCGACAAACCTTTAGCGTTAAAAGCAAATACTAAAGCGACTATTGGGCGGAACGAATTTCCGCCTAGTTTTTTTTGCACTAGGGATTAACCAGTAAAAGACTCCTCCTGAATTCAGAGGAGGAGAGAAAATAGAATGTATGGGCAATTAATTGTAAATCAATCTAGTTTTCGGCTTGTTGGACTCGCGATTCTGCTTTTGCCATGACTTCGGCTTTATTATCGAGCATTTGACCCGGATAGTGTTCTAATTCTTTGGTGGACAAGGCAATCCGTCCTTGATATTCATCCACATCCACAATCATCACTTTAATGGTTTCGCCAACGGTTAACACTTCTTCGAGAGATTCGACCCGTTTTTGACTGACTTGCTTGATATGAAGTAAGCCGGTGACTCCCGCAGCCAGTTCAATAAAGGCACCATAAGGCTTAAGATTAACCACTTTCCCTTCGATCAAGCTACCGGCAATAATTTGACCCATCGCATCGGCTTTCGCTGCTTCCCGTTGCGATAGCACCAACCGTTTGTCTTCGGGATTGACTTCAATGAGGAGTCCAGTTACGCTCTGACCAATGAGGTCATCTAAATTATCCGCTGCTAAGAGATGCGATCGCGGTACGAATGCCCGCAACCCCATAATTTCTCCCTTGACACCACCGCGATTACTGCCAGTCACTTGCATTTCTACTGGTTTGCGATCCGTTTGGTACGCTTCTAACGTTTCCCAAACCCGTTGTTCTTGTAGCTGACGGCGGGAGAGTGTGACTTGTCCGTCTGCATTTTGTTCGCGAATTACTAAAAATTCCAATTCTTCATCCAGGGGAATGATGTCATCAAAACGAGTGGCGCCACCGAGATTGGCTTCTGAAAGGGGGAGGAGTCCAGGAGATTTTCCGCCAATATCAATGTATGCCACCTCATTATCATAGTTAACTGCTTTCCCACGCACCACTTGTCCTTTTTGAAAGTGGTAATCATAATCGGCAAGGGCTTTGGCAAAATCATCTTCAGAGAAAGGAACGTTCGCTTGAGATTCGGGAGAAGGGGTGAAATCAGAGGTCATCTTCAATTAAAGAGTATGCGTAGAAAATAGAGGTGGGGGAAACGGTTAAGAAATATTTATATTGGCTTCCCCCGGTTGGGTTACGTTGACTGGTTTACTGCTTCAGAGTTTCCTGAAACAATCCTTTGACTCGTTCCCAGGCATCTTGAGCAGCGGTTGGGTGATAGCTTGCTCGTTGGTCACAGAAAAAGCCGTGATCGGCTCCATCATAACGAAAGATGCGGTGAGGAATATTCTGTTTTTTAAGTTCTGCTTCAATTTGGTCAACTTGTTCTAAGGGAATGAGAGGGTCTTGTGTCCCAAAGAAGGCGTAAATGGTCCCTTTAATCTCTTTGGTGCGAGTAATCGTCGGTTTTCCCCCACCCGGCGTTTGTGTGGCAATGCCAGCACCATAGAAGGAAGCGGTCGCTTGAACATCAGGGAGAGTAGCAGCGAGATAGGCAACATGACCGCCGAAACAAAAGCCAATGCAGCCAAACCCCTTGCCTTGGCATCGAGGAAGAGATTTTAAGTAATTAATCGCAGTTTGAATATCGTTAAGCAGTTCACTGGCTTTAGTTTGTTCTTTATATTTTCTTCCCTCTTCTAAGTCTTCGGCGGTATAACCCACGGCAAAACCGGGGGCTTGGCGCTGATAAATCGCCGGCGCGATCGCGATATAGCCTTCTTTGGCGAAGCGTTGGGTGACCTC containing:
- a CDS encoding dienelactone hydrolase family protein; translated protein: MSAIKTEDIQLNAGDVQVDAHLAQPDAEGTYPGVIVIQEVFGVNDHIKEVTQRFAKEGYIAIAPAIYQRQAPGFAVGYTAEDLEEGRKYKEQTKASELLNDIQTAINYLKSLPRCQGKGFGCIGFCFGGHVAYLAATLPDVQATASFYGAGIATQTPGGGKPTITRTKEIKGTIYAFFGTQDPLIPLEQVDQIEAELKKQNIPHRIFRYDGADHGFFCDQRASYHPTAAQDAWERVKGLFQETLKQ
- a CDS encoding S1 RNA-binding domain-containing protein, with the protein product MTSDFTPSPESQANVPFSEDDFAKALADYDYHFQKGQVVRGKAVNYDNEVAYIDIGGKSPGLLPLSEANLGGATRFDDIIPLDEELEFLVIREQNADGQVTLSRRQLQEQRVWETLEAYQTDRKPVEMQVTGSNRGGVKGEIMGLRAFVPRSHLLAADNLDDLIGQSVTGLLIEVNPEDKRLVLSQREAAKADAMGQIIAGSLIEGKVVNLKPYGAFIELAAGVTGLLHIKQVSQKRVESLEEVLTVGETIKVMIVDVDEYQGRIALSTKELEHYPGQMLDNKAEVMAKAESRVQQAEN
- the petN gene encoding cytochrome b6-f complex subunit PetN; the encoded protein is MDILTLGWVAFLALFTWSITMVVWARNGF